CGGGGAACGACGACCCGCCCCGGATCGAGGACTCGATCCGCAAGGGCCGGAACGTCCGGGCCTGCGACGAGGCGGTGGTCGAGTTCGACGGCTACTCGATGCTCTCGCTCGGGTACTCGAACCGCACGCCGTGGGACTCCCCCCGCGAGCTCGACGAGGACGATCTCTACGCCCGCATCGCCGAGCTGGCGGCGCAGGTGCCGGACATGGGCCGGTGCGTCTTCAACCTGCACGTCCCGCCGTACGACTCACGGCTCGACACGGCGGCCGAGCTGGACGACGACTTCAACATGGTGCTGATCGGCAAGGAGCCGCACATGATCCCGGTCGGCTCGACCGGTGTGCGCCGGGCGATCGAGGAGTTCCAGCCGATCGCCGCCCTCCACGGCCACATCCACGAGTCGGCCGGCATGAACCGGATCGGCCGCACGCTCTGCGTGAACCCCGGGAGCGACTACCACACGGGCCGCATCGCGGGCTGCCTGGTCACCCTGCGCGGCGACCAGGCCCAGCACCAGTTCGTGACCGGCTGAACCGGAGCCAGGGTGGACGGGAGTAAACGGGGTCAGACCCCGAACGGTGCGCGTTGTACTTTCGTGACTGTTTCGTTCGGGGATCAGACCCTGATCTACATCCGGTGGTCGGGCTGGCCGATATCCGGATGGTGATGAGCCACCACCCTCCGCCCGTGGACTCTGAAACGCGTGGACGTTGGTCGCCGTCCGCCCGGATCGCTCTCGCCATCGTGGTCACCTTCACGATCGGAACGATCATCTGCGCGGTCGTGGTCGCGGTTTTCGTCGACTGGTTCGTGAACCACATGGGCGGCCTCTAGGCGTACCGCTCGCTTCGGGGACCGTCCCTTGAAGCGTCACAGAGATGTCACGCGTCCCGTTCGGGGTCTGACCCCGGTTACCAGTCGGCCACGGAGCCGTCGTCGTGGAAGTAGCGCATCAGCGGCTCCTGCTGGAACGGATGCTTGGCCGCCTCGCGCTCGTCCACCTCGACGCCCAGGCCGGGCTCGGTGGGGAGCTCGGCGGTGCCACCGTCGAACGGCAGGGTCTTCGAGAGCACCTCGAAGCGCCACGGAACGTCGGCCCGCCAGGTCTCCTGGATGATGAAGTTGGGCGTCGCGAACGCCACGTGCATCGAGGCGGCGTGGCCGATCGGGCCGGTCGACGAGTGGGGCGCGAGCGCCGCGTGGTACGTCTCGCCGATCGCCGCGATCCGGCGCAGCTCGGCGATGCCGCCGCAGTGCACGGCGTCCGGCTGGAGCACCGAGCAGGCGCCGATCTCGAGCAGGTGCGCGAATGGGTGGCGGGTGCAGAGCCGCTCTCCGGTCGCGATCGGGACGGTCGTCCGCCGGGCCAGCTCCGCCATCGCCTGCGGATGCTCCGGCGGGCAGGGCTCCTCGAAGAACCAGGGCCGGTACGGCTCGAGCACCGTGAAGTACTGCGCCGCCATCATCGGCGAGCAGCGGCCGTGCATGTCGACCATGAGCTCGACGTCGTCTCCGACCTCATCGCGCACCGCCGCCATGACCGCGTCGGCGTGCCGCAGAGCGCCCGCGCCGTCGAGCCGGCCCGTGCGCGGGATGACGACCTCGAGCTTGATCGCGTCGAACCCGAGCTCGATCGATTCGCGGGCTCGCTCGCGCGCCTGCCCGGGCGTGAGCGCGTGGTACACCGAGTGCATCTCGCCGCCGCCCAGGTGGTCGTACAGCCGCACGGTGTCGCGGACGGCGCCGCCCAGCAGCTGGTAGACGGGCACGCCGAGTGCCTTGCCGGTGATGTCCCAGCAGGCATGCTCGATCCCGCTCATCGCCGAGCACTCCACCATGCCGGGCCGGAAGAAGTGCTGCCGGTACATCATCTGCCAGATGTGCTCGATCCGGCGCGGATCCTCGCCGACGAGCAGCGTCCGGTAATCCTCGATGCAGCCGACCACCGAGCGCGTCTTCCACTCGACGGTCGCCTCGCCCCACCCGACGATGCCCTCGTCCGTCGACACCTTGACGAACACCCAGTTGCGCATCTCGGCGTTGACGACGACCGTGTCGAGGGCGGTGATCTTCACGAGCGCCGGTACCTGGGCGGCCGCTCGCCCGCCGTGACGACCGCGGCCCTCCCGGAGCGGAGCATCCGGCGGACGTGGCCGTGGACGACGAACATCAGGTTGGCCGGCTCGGAGCCGAACGGGCCCATCCGCTCGTCGGCGTGGTCGCACAGCTCGGCCAGCGTCGCCGGCCGCTCCAGCCGCTCCTCGAGCGTGGAGTCCATCCGCGCGACGAACGCACGGCTCTCGGCCATGAAGTCGGCGATCTCGGCGCCCGTGCGGATCGGCCAGTGCCCGGAGTGGAGCTCGGCGGCCCCCAGCGACTCGAGCATGTCGATGGTCGCCAGGTAGTCGTCGACCTCCTCGTAGGTCGGACACAGCGCGGGCGACCCGTCGGCGGCCGGGCACATGCGCCAGTGGACTGCGTCGGAGCTGAACAGCAGCCCGGTGGCCGGCTCGTGCAGCACCAGATGCCCGGCCGAATGCCCCGGCGCGTGCCGCGCGACCAGCCGGCGGTCGCCGACGGCGATGGTCTCGCCGCCCGCGAGGCCGACCTCCACCGCCGCCGGCGCGCCGTAGTTCGCGCGCATCCACAGCTTGTCCGCGTCGGGGTAGCCGACGCCGTGCTCGACCTCGAACGCGCCGTAGCGGTCGCTCAGCAGCCGCTCGGGCTCGGCCACCATCATCCGGTCGGCGAAGCCGCAGGCGCCGACGGCGTTCGGCAGCACCTCGCGCAGGCCGGCGAGGCCGCCCTGGTGGTCGAGGTCGGGATGGGTGACGACCACCATCCTCACGTCGCCCTGATCGATCCCGGCGGCGCGCATGCCGGGCACGATCACGTCGCGGGGCGTCGCGGTCATCCCCGTGTCGACCACGATCGCCTCGTCGCCGTCGGCGATCAGGTACTGGAACATGTTCCGCGGGCCGACCAGCGACTCGCACCGCCAGGTGCCCGAAGCGATCTCCGTCAGGGACATTGAACGATCAAGTAAATCACACTAGACTGGCCCGATGCCGAGCCCGACCGACGCCGCCGACGGCCCTCGCGGCCGCCACGCGAAGATGCTCGCGGCGGTAGGGCTCCAGCCTCCCGCACGCCCCTGGCCGGAGTCCGCCGGGCGCTTCCCCGACGGTGCCCGCTACCACTTCGAGATCGCGAGCGTGGAGGGCCCGCTCGTGCTGCGCGGCGTCCTCGCCGAGGCCGACGCCCAGGGCGTGCGCGTCCACCGGGTCTCGCAGGGGTCGGGCGTCATGATGCTTTCCGACGCCGAGCTCGACGAGATGGCCGCGATCGGCCGCGATCACGATGTCGAGGTGTGCCTCTTCCTCGGCCCGCGCGGCGGCTGGGACACCGGCGGCCAGGCGCTCGTGAACGAGGCCGCCGCCGGCGTGGCCCGCGGGCCGGAGGCGGTCGAGGCGTGCCTGGCCGAGGCCGACCGGGCCTGTGCGCACGGCATCCGCAGCCTGCTCGTCGGCGACATCGGCGTGCTCGACGTCCTTGCCCGGCTGCGCGCGGCCGGCGACCTGCCGTCCGACCTGCGCTTCAAGACCTCCGCCGTGATGTGCGCCGCCAACCCCGCCACCGCCGCCCTGTACGACCGCATCGGCGCCGACACGATCAACGTCGCCACCGATCTCGGCGTGGGCATGCTGGCGGCGATGCGCGAGGTGACGGCGCTCCCGCTCGATCTCTACATCGAGGCGCCCGACGATCTGGGCGGCTTCGTCCGCACCTACGACGTGCCCGAGATCGTCCGCGCCGCCGCGCCGGTGCACCTGAAGTTCGGGCTGCGCAACGCCACCGCCGTTTACCCGACCGGCGGCCACCTCGAGGACGTTGCCGTCGCGCAGGCGCGCGAGAAGGTGCGCCGGGCCGCCCTCGCC
This is a stretch of genomic DNA from Gaiellales bacterium. It encodes these proteins:
- a CDS encoding MBL fold metallo-hydrolase, with amino-acid sequence MSLTEIASGTWRCESLVGPRNMFQYLIADGDEAIVVDTGMTATPRDVIVPGMRAAGIDQGDVRMVVVTHPDLDHQGGLAGLREVLPNAVGACGFADRMMVAEPERLLSDRYGAFEVEHGVGYPDADKLWMRANYGAPAAVEVGLAGGETIAVGDRRLVARHAPGHSAGHLVLHEPATGLLFSSDAVHWRMCPAADGSPALCPTYEEVDDYLATIDMLESLGAAELHSGHWPIRTGAEIADFMAESRAFVARMDSTLEERLERPATLAELCDHADERMGPFGSEPANLMFVVHGHVRRMLRSGRAAVVTAGERPPRYRRS
- the dgoD gene encoding galactonate dehydratase — its product is MKITALDTVVVNAEMRNWVFVKVSTDEGIVGWGEATVEWKTRSVVGCIEDYRTLLVGEDPRRIEHIWQMMYRQHFFRPGMVECSAMSGIEHACWDITGKALGVPVYQLLGGAVRDTVRLYDHLGGGEMHSVYHALTPGQARERARESIELGFDAIKLEVVIPRTGRLDGAGALRHADAVMAAVRDEVGDDVELMVDMHGRCSPMMAAQYFTVLEPYRPWFFEEPCPPEHPQAMAELARRTTVPIATGERLCTRHPFAHLLEIGACSVLQPDAVHCGGIAELRRIAAIGETYHAALAPHSSTGPIGHAASMHVAFATPNFIIQETWRADVPWRFEVLSKTLPFDGGTAELPTEPGLGVEVDEREAAKHPFQQEPLMRYFHDDGSVADW